One part of the Thiomicrospira cyclica ALM1 genome encodes these proteins:
- a CDS encoding DUF1538 domain-containing protein: MNEILKQLQHALIESARNILPILIIIIGFQLLVFQTVPDNFISIAIGFAIVVIGVAFFLVGLEVGVFPLGNSLSNEFLQKRSVVLFVLFGFAIGFSASIAEPAIIAVALQAEEITQGAIDAFTLRLIIASSVGAITAFGILRALFGWSVSKIIISGYIIVLVITAFTPKEIIGLAYDSGGVATNVATVPLIVAIGIGIASSIRGRSVLRDGFGFVALAAITPMISIQLYGIFVLGDDLSMLGVGYEKSVEAAYTLADFAPMAILAGIFDTFLNILPILATIFIFQFLVLRKRLPNFSRVVIGFVFLVIGLYGFILGIKLGLFPIGESIAGSLVDMNSLFFIFLFAFLVGFGTTMAEPALVAVIKQADKYSELSLNVTLIRILVAVGVGFGILLGTYKIVNGMDIWLLITLLYTFVVVLVFFAPKEMHGFAFDLGGVTTSEITVPLITAFGIYLATNIEGRNILMDGFGLIAFASVFPMITVLGYSIIAQKMSKRKSRNI; encoded by the coding sequence ATGAATGAAATTTTAAAACAGTTGCAACACGCACTGATCGAGTCGGCACGCAATATTTTGCCAATTTTAATCATTATTATTGGCTTCCAATTACTGGTTTTTCAAACGGTTCCAGATAACTTTATTTCGATTGCCATCGGTTTTGCCATCGTGGTGATTGGGGTGGCGTTTTTCCTGGTCGGCTTGGAGGTGGGGGTGTTTCCGTTAGGCAACTCGCTGTCTAACGAGTTTTTGCAAAAGCGCTCCGTGGTGCTGTTTGTGTTATTTGGCTTTGCAATCGGGTTTTCCGCCTCGATAGCCGAACCCGCCATTATTGCGGTCGCCCTGCAAGCGGAAGAAATTACTCAAGGTGCAATTGATGCCTTTACGCTACGGCTAATTATTGCGTCGTCCGTCGGTGCGATTACCGCTTTTGGTATTTTGCGTGCGTTGTTTGGCTGGTCGGTGTCCAAGATCATTATTAGCGGCTACATTATTGTTCTGGTCATTACCGCCTTTACCCCCAAAGAAATCATTGGCCTAGCCTATGATTCCGGTGGGGTCGCAACCAATGTCGCCACGGTACCGCTGATCGTCGCTATAGGTATAGGTATTGCCTCATCCATTCGTGGCCGCAGTGTGTTGCGTGATGGTTTTGGCTTTGTTGCGCTGGCTGCAATTACGCCGATGATCAGTATTCAGCTGTATGGCATTTTTGTTTTGGGTGACGATTTAAGTATGCTCGGAGTCGGTTATGAAAAGTCAGTTGAAGCGGCTTATACGCTGGCAGACTTTGCACCTATGGCAATTCTAGCGGGCATTTTTGATACCTTCTTAAATATCCTACCGATATTGGCAACGATTTTTATCTTCCAATTTTTGGTCTTGCGGAAACGTTTACCAAATTTTTCGCGGGTCGTTATTGGCTTTGTATTCTTGGTTATCGGTCTGTATGGCTTTATTTTAGGTATCAAGCTGGGCTTGTTCCCAATCGGTGAATCCATTGCCGGCAGCTTGGTGGATATGAACAGTCTGTTCTTTATTTTCTTGTTTGCCTTTTTGGTCGGCTTTGGCACCACCATGGCTGAACCGGCGTTGGTGGCGGTGATTAAACAGGCGGATAAATACTCGGAACTCAGCTTAAACGTAACCTTGATTCGTATCTTGGTCGCGGTGGGCGTTGGTTTTGGTATTTTGTTGGGTACTTATAAAATCGTCAATGGTATGGATATTTGGCTCTTGATTACCTTGCTCTATACGTTTGTAGTGGTGCTGGTGTTTTTTGCCCCAAAAGAAATGCATGGCTTTGCATTTGACCTGGGCGGGGTCACCACCTCCGAGATTACCGTACCCTTAATTACCGCATTTGGGATATAT
- a CDS encoding CBS domain-containing protein, producing MSMSKVLVKDVMKTHVVTIKPHASLKEAMQLMKKHHLKSLVVEKCSPSDAYGIVTNSQVLQPILVEDGDIELLNVFDVYSKPAFSVSAEIDVKYAAKMMLELNIKRVIVTDNNELKGVLSVTDLSDHLLAMVEA from the coding sequence ATGAGTATGTCAAAAGTACTGGTTAAGGATGTGATGAAAACCCATGTGGTGACGATTAAACCTCATGCGAGTCTCAAAGAGGCGATGCAGCTGATGAAAAAGCATCACCTGAAATCGTTGGTGGTTGAAAAATGCTCGCCCAGTGATGCCTACGGTATTGTTACCAACTCGCAAGTTTTACAGCCGATTCTTGTTGAAGATGGTGATATAGAGTTACTAAATGTCTTTGATGTCTACAGTAAACCGGCATTTTCAGTGTCGGCGGAAATTGATGTCAAATATGCGGCAAAAATGATGCTCGAGCTCAATATCAAACGCGTGATTGTCACGGATAATAATGAGTTAAAAGGGGTGTTGAGTGTGACTGATTTAAGTGATCATTTATTAGCGATGGTTGAAGCCTAA
- a CDS encoding P-II family nitrogen regulator, whose translation MKFVALVVITSAENESVVKEMAKEAGAEGATIIEAKGSGVEEKKSFFSLTFEGNRSVLLFVLENGLSRKVLRTLKPYFENPDNDGLAFTAPIDHIVGLDKALLSKFETNIEQEERL comes from the coding sequence ATGAAGTTTGTGGCGCTGGTGGTGATTACGTCCGCTGAAAATGAATCAGTCGTCAAAGAGATGGCAAAAGAGGCTGGTGCTGAGGGCGCAACGATTATTGAAGCAAAAGGCAGTGGTGTTGAAGAGAAAAAATCCTTCTTTTCGTTAACCTTTGAAGGCAATCGTTCGGTGCTGTTATTTGTATTAGAAAACGGCTTATCTCGCAAGGTTTTGCGTACCTTAAAACCCTATTTTGAAAACCCGGATAATGACGGCCTTGCGTTTACCGCCCCGATTGACCACATAGTTGGCTTGGACAAGGCATTGTTGAGTAAGTTTGAAACCAATATCGAACAAGAGGAGCGTTTGTAA
- a CDS encoding DNA internalization-related competence protein ComEC/Rec2: protein MFVWFALGWIAVTLWLFQLPQLPSPVLFAVILVLGILAQSFERLGIGQALIGIALGGLVLVLVERWTAPLPLTGVGDQAYVTGQIVSLVTEQRRFGRSQQQAVFAVRKIESVSGGGEYWQYRLRPRYVQLSCWDCPALSPNHRYRLLVQLQPLRGLSNPGGFDYESWVKQQHLAGRARVRMDKSAWQTAQWDLGVSWGWHRYRHELAQRVRAHWGDSEFAGIYSGLLLADRAAITEDQWRVMRATGTIHLMAISGLHLALVAAMGYGVGAMLWWLGVRLFGVWSLWPRVWIAVPVGVIFATVYAILAGFTLPTQRAWLMVLVVMVFMLMRRQRQPWPLLLLAAWLMVLWQPASVLAPGFWLSFLAVAMIFLWLGYQRTRSHYYTGLKNSLYQAWSIQWFISLGLIPGLWWFYQAFPTYSVIANLVAVPFVSLIGLPLVLITGFLAELSFWLGCCDSQFNHVIRWLIQLADYLWLALWWGLHGVARWPHSELTLPAPGLWQVVALYTVMFLWVSGHQQARWWRGRWLLAGAVLTSVLATSLWHYHNGSKLETLALGQARVTVLDVGQGQAVVIDTRHHRMIYDAGPRFGINTDAGERVIVPFLQQRPVKPYQGIIISHADLDHAGGVESLRRKHAFDLRLTGEPERLAQQYHQQDFELCQVGQSWHWDGVVFDILAPGYFPILDHNDASCVLRVQAGDQVLLVTGDLGRTHERALVRYHGDEKVRADILIAGHHGSHHSSDPQFLAAVNPGWLIFSAGFRNRFGMPHPDVLARVAQYTEAKPLNTACTGAIEFILNQQPGLVPVLWRQQQARWYHVPCDP, encoded by the coding sequence ATGTTTGTTTGGTTTGCCCTCGGCTGGATAGCCGTTACCCTATGGTTGTTTCAATTGCCACAGCTACCATCGCCGGTGCTTTTTGCCGTTATTTTAGTGCTGGGTATTTTAGCACAGAGTTTTGAGCGGCTAGGTATTGGACAAGCATTAATCGGCATAGCGCTGGGTGGTTTGGTCTTGGTGTTAGTTGAGCGATGGACAGCACCTTTGCCTTTAACTGGCGTGGGTGATCAAGCTTATGTCACCGGTCAAATTGTTAGCCTAGTAACGGAACAGCGACGCTTTGGGCGCAGTCAACAGCAAGCGGTGTTTGCTGTTCGAAAAATAGAGTCGGTGTCAGGGGGTGGTGAGTATTGGCAGTATCGATTACGACCTCGTTATGTGCAATTAAGTTGTTGGGATTGTCCCGCTTTATCACCCAATCATCGCTATCGTTTACTGGTGCAACTACAACCCCTTAGAGGTTTAAGTAATCCGGGTGGTTTTGATTATGAGTCTTGGGTCAAACAGCAACATCTTGCCGGGCGGGCACGAGTTCGCATGGACAAGTCGGCTTGGCAAACGGCTCAATGGGATTTGGGGGTAAGCTGGGGGTGGCATCGATACCGTCATGAATTAGCCCAGCGGGTTAGGGCGCATTGGGGTGATTCGGAGTTTGCTGGGATTTACTCAGGCTTGCTCTTGGCCGATCGCGCTGCGATTACTGAAGATCAGTGGCGGGTAATGCGAGCGACCGGCACCATTCATTTGATGGCGATTTCTGGTTTACACCTTGCGTTGGTGGCAGCGATGGGTTATGGGGTGGGTGCGATGCTGTGGTGGTTGGGTGTCAGGCTGTTTGGCGTGTGGTCGCTGTGGCCCAGAGTTTGGATAGCCGTGCCGGTGGGGGTTATTTTTGCCACCGTCTATGCGATTTTGGCGGGCTTTACCTTACCCACTCAACGCGCTTGGTTGATGGTGCTGGTGGTGATGGTGTTTATGCTGATGCGCCGTCAGCGCCAGCCCTGGCCGCTGTTATTGCTGGCGGCTTGGTTGATGGTGCTTTGGCAACCCGCCAGTGTGTTAGCGCCCGGTTTTTGGTTGTCGTTTTTAGCGGTGGCGATGATTTTTTTATGGTTAGGTTATCAGCGCACACGATCACATTATTATACTGGTCTGAAAAATAGCTTGTACCAGGCCTGGTCGATTCAATGGTTTATTTCGTTAGGCTTGATTCCGGGCTTGTGGTGGTTTTATCAAGCCTTTCCAACCTATAGTGTGATTGCCAATTTAGTGGCGGTGCCTTTTGTCAGTTTGATTGGCTTGCCACTGGTGCTGATCACCGGTTTTTTAGCCGAGTTGAGTTTTTGGTTAGGCTGTTGTGATTCACAATTCAATCATGTCATTCGTTGGTTGATTCAACTCGCTGATTATTTATGGTTGGCACTCTGGTGGGGTTTACATGGGGTGGCTCGTTGGCCGCATAGTGAGTTGACCTTACCAGCACCTGGTTTATGGCAAGTGGTCGCCCTATATACGGTGATGTTTTTATGGGTGAGTGGTCACCAGCAGGCCAGGTGGTGGCGTGGACGCTGGTTACTGGCTGGCGCGGTTTTGACCAGCGTATTGGCCACGAGTCTATGGCATTATCATAACGGTAGTAAACTCGAAACCCTAGCGCTAGGGCAGGCCCGGGTAACGGTGTTAGATGTCGGCCAGGGACAGGCGGTGGTTATTGATACGCGGCATCATAGGATGATTTATGATGCCGGACCTCGCTTTGGGATTAATACAGATGCGGGTGAGCGGGTTATAGTCCCGTTTTTACAGCAAAGGCCGGTGAAACCCTATCAGGGAATTATTATCAGTCATGCCGATTTAGATCATGCCGGTGGTGTTGAATCATTACGCCGCAAACATGCGTTTGATCTGCGCTTGACCGGTGAGCCTGAACGCTTAGCACAACAATATCATCAGCAGGACTTTGAATTATGTCAGGTGGGGCAAAGTTGGCATTGGGATGGGGTGGTGTTTGACATTTTAGCCCCAGGTTATTTCCCAATATTGGATCATAATGATGCCTCGTGTGTGTTGCGTGTTCAAGCAGGTGACCAGGTACTATTGGTCACTGGCGATTTAGGTCGGACCCATGAACGGGCACTAGTGAGGTATCATGGTGATGAAAAGGTGCGAGCCGATATTTTAATAGCCGGGCATCACGGTTCGCATCATTCGTCTGATCCGCAATTTTTAGCCGCGGTTAATCCGGGTTGGCTGATTTTTTCGGCCGGATTTCGCAATCGTTTCGGTATGCCGCATCCCGATGTGCTGGCGCGTGTGGCGCAGTATACTGAGGCCAAACCGCTGAATACCGCTTGTACGGGAGCCATCGAATTTATTTTGAATCAGCAACCAGGCCTGGTGCCGGTTTTATGGCGTCAGCAGCAGGCACGCTGGTATCATGTGCCCTGTGATCCATGA
- a CDS encoding DUF2062 domain-containing protein: MAKKLFKKWTPHPAKLLEKPGLARIAHWLQEPNLWHLNRSSVAKAFFIGPFWAAMPIPWQMVVAAISAISLKANLMLSILLVWISNPITMGPIWYFNYWLGSTLLGEAAKENLAFEMSWSWISHTFVAIWQPLMLGSLVVGVSAGIFGYLLVQLVWQIQVRLSWRSRQRQRVEQTEYKKPRN, translated from the coding sequence ATGGCAAAAAAACTCTTTAAAAAATGGACACCCCATCCAGCTAAACTCCTAGAAAAGCCCGGTTTAGCCCGAATTGCGCATTGGTTACAAGAACCGAACTTGTGGCACTTAAATCGCAGCTCTGTCGCCAAAGCCTTTTTTATCGGGCCATTTTGGGCGGCCATGCCAATACCTTGGCAAATGGTGGTCGCCGCCATCAGTGCCATTAGTCTTAAGGCCAACTTAATGCTAAGTATTTTACTGGTATGGATAAGTAATCCTATCACGATGGGACCGATTTGGTATTTTAATTATTGGCTGGGATCGACTTTATTAGGTGAAGCGGCCAAAGAAAATCTAGCCTTTGAAATGAGCTGGAGCTGGATTAGCCATACCTTTGTGGCGATTTGGCAACCGCTGATGCTAGGTAGTTTGGTAGTGGGAGTGAGTGCAGGGATCTTCGGTTACTTACTAGTACAGCTGGTGTGGCAAATTCAGGTGCGATTGAGTTGGCGCTCTCGACAACGCCAACGGGTAGAACAAACCGAATACAAAAAGCCGCGCAATTAA
- a CDS encoding Lon protease family protein, with protein sequence MQKLRVDQLYRQTQIDAQAFAQNETGAEAFMQRFHPRAYQSLNFGLHLKRNHNHIFIMGEPGVGRIGMTKALLNKAAAAKPMPDDVVLVADLKEPPKTRYLYFPAGKGHEFKLAIEQFIAQLKHQLPLVFDGHGYQLRSQQLERKMAAQQEEVLRPAFELAEQLSIDILQTENNFVLHAIVDGKKMRLAELKTLSADDQARYTEALDLVEAQLNEGLTRFPTIQHEFMEEGKKLNTQVAEEQVMPLIDKLKSRFDDETVGHYLDDLAQAVLAKLHLFWDQSADQVTTANNGGSGGSASPLEELMLDQQGLSQFGVNLLVDHRGLEHAPVIYEQNASLPKLFGYAIQSGHQGLGGDTLGLAMNHQAGLLQKANGGFLMLSMQSILKDPEIWSSLKAALMSRQLSFDVPSSNSVVPYHLPDFPLNVTLVLLGQAAHFYALQEIDAQFSRLFKVQVEFEVELDRTPEHELALVQQLASEVANWDDLPVDVSAYERLTEYASRLAEDKNRLYTNKAILRDVLAEANAFARAKGESLVTRDTIEATIAQREFHTGLMEDYYHRAIIEQQVLISLTDAHVGQVNGLTVMTVGRQSFGQPVRITAQASAGDEGVVDIEREIEMAGPIHSKGMLILSGYVRGRYMRYRALGFSASIVIEQTYDGIEGDSASSPELYALLSAIAQVPMRQDLAVTGSVNQFGEIQPVGGINEKIEGFFKVCKARGLTGQQGVVIPQSNVRHLMLNAEVRDAVDQGVFHIYAIEHVDEGLAVLSNLAVGELDQEGQYPADSFNGRLMQALERMNEKSSDSGD encoded by the coding sequence ATGCAAAAACTTCGTGTAGACCAACTATATCGTCAAACCCAGATTGATGCGCAGGCATTTGCACAAAATGAAACCGGTGCCGAGGCTTTTATGCAGCGTTTTCATCCACGTGCCTATCAATCCTTAAACTTTGGTTTGCACTTGAAGCGCAATCATAACCATATTTTTATTATGGGAGAACCCGGGGTTGGCCGAATCGGTATGACCAAGGCGTTACTAAATAAAGCTGCCGCCGCGAAACCTATGCCGGATGATGTGGTTCTGGTTGCGGATTTAAAAGAACCGCCAAAAACTCGTTATCTGTATTTTCCTGCTGGCAAAGGCCATGAATTTAAACTAGCAATAGAGCAATTTATTGCGCAACTGAAACATCAACTGCCGTTGGTGTTTGATGGTCATGGTTATCAACTGCGCTCGCAACAATTGGAGCGAAAAATGGCCGCGCAGCAAGAGGAAGTCTTGCGTCCGGCGTTCGAACTGGCCGAGCAACTGAGTATTGATATTCTGCAAACGGAAAATAACTTTGTTTTGCACGCGATTGTTGATGGCAAAAAAATGCGTTTAGCGGAGTTAAAAACGCTGTCTGCCGATGATCAAGCCCGTTATACCGAGGCATTAGATTTAGTTGAAGCGCAACTCAATGAAGGTTTAACTCGCTTTCCAACGATTCAACATGAATTTATGGAAGAGGGCAAAAAACTTAACACCCAAGTTGCTGAAGAGCAAGTGATGCCCTTGATCGACAAATTGAAATCCCGTTTTGACGATGAGACGGTGGGTCACTATTTGGATGACTTGGCGCAGGCCGTATTAGCCAAGTTGCATTTATTTTGGGACCAAAGTGCCGATCAAGTAACCACGGCAAATAATGGTGGTTCTGGTGGCAGTGCCTCGCCCTTAGAAGAGTTGATGCTGGATCAGCAGGGCTTAAGTCAATTTGGGGTGAATTTGTTGGTTGATCATCGTGGACTGGAACACGCTCCGGTGATTTATGAGCAAAACGCCAGCTTACCGAAACTGTTTGGTTATGCCATTCAGTCGGGACATCAGGGATTGGGCGGTGACACCCTGGGCTTGGCGATGAATCATCAAGCAGGCCTGCTGCAAAAAGCCAATGGCGGTTTTTTAATGTTGAGTATGCAATCGATCTTAAAAGATCCTGAAATTTGGTCGAGTTTGAAAGCCGCTTTGATGTCGCGTCAGCTGAGTTTTGATGTGCCATCCAGCAATAGTGTGGTGCCTTATCATCTTCCCGATTTTCCGTTAAATGTGACCTTGGTACTGTTGGGGCAGGCGGCACACTTTTATGCCTTACAAGAAATTGATGCCCAATTTAGTCGCTTGTTTAAAGTGCAGGTTGAATTTGAGGTTGAGTTGGATCGCACCCCGGAGCATGAATTGGCTTTAGTGCAACAACTCGCCAGCGAAGTCGCCAACTGGGATGATTTACCGGTTGATGTGTCGGCGTACGAGCGTTTAACCGAATATGCGTCGCGTTTGGCCGAAGACAAAAACCGCCTCTATACCAACAAAGCGATCTTGCGTGATGTGTTGGCCGAGGCGAATGCCTTTGCGCGGGCGAAAGGGGAATCGCTGGTAACCCGAGATACCATTGAAGCCACCATTGCTCAGCGTGAATTTCATACTGGGTTGATGGAAGATTACTATCATCGCGCGATTATTGAACAGCAGGTGTTAATTTCTTTAACGGATGCGCACGTTGGTCAAGTCAACGGCTTAACCGTAATGACCGTCGGTCGGCAGTCTTTTGGTCAGCCGGTACGGATTACTGCGCAAGCCTCTGCGGGCGATGAAGGCGTGGTCGATATTGAGCGTGAGATTGAAATGGCCGGGCCGATTCACTCAAAAGGGATGCTGATCTTATCGGGTTATGTGCGTGGGCGTTATATGCGTTACCGCGCGCTTGGCTTTAGTGCCTCGATTGTTATTGAGCAAACCTATGACGGTATTGAGGGCGATAGTGCGTCATCGCCTGAACTTTACGCCTTGCTATCGGCGATAGCGCAAGTGCCGATGCGCCAAGATTTAGCGGTAACCGGCTCGGTGAATCAGTTTGGTGAAATTCAACCTGTCGGCGGCATTAACGAGAAAATTGAAGGTTTCTTCAAGGTTTGTAAAGCGCGCGGCTTAACGGGTCAGCAGGGCGTGGTGATTCCGCAATCGAATGTGCGCCATTTAATGTTAAATGCGGAAGTTCGTGATGCGGTTGATCAGGGCGTTTTCCATATCTACGCGATTGAGCACGTTGATGAGGGACTGGCTGTGTTAAGTAACCTTGCGGTCGGTGAATTGGATCAGGAAGGTCAATATCCGGCGGACTCATTTAATGGCCGTTTGATGCAGGCACTGGAACGCATGAATGAGAAGTCGAGCGATAGCGGCGATTAA